The genomic window TTGTGGGACCCCCACCCTCACCGTGAGACCCCCACCATCATTGGGAGACCCCCACCCTCACTGTGAGACCCCCACCATCACCGTGGGACCCCCACCATCACCGTGGGACCCCCACCCTCACTGTGAGACCCCCGCCCTCACCGTGAGACCCCCACTCTCTTTGTGAGACCCCCCACCATCACTGTGGGACCCCCACCATCATTGTGAGACCCCCACCCTCACCGTGAGACCCCCGCCCTCACCGTGAGACCCCCCCTCACCCCGAGCCCCCCACTCACCCAGGGGGATCAGGTTGTTGTGCCCCACGTTGGAGCCCCCGGCGATGACGCTGCTCAGGTCATAGGCAGCCGGCATTCCTGTGTGGGGAgggggtcagggacccccaaaatggggggtgacccccccaggaccctcccACACCCTCCAGGacacccccaaagcccccagacccaccgGCCACGGCCATGCCTGTGCTCATGTTGTAGCTGCTGCCCGTGCTCCACATGTTCTGCCCAAGAACccccccaggacacccccagaccccccagaatgcccccaggaccccccagaccccccaatcccccccaaagcccccagacccaccgGCCACGGCCATGCCTGTGCTCATGTTGTAGCTGCTGCCCGTGCTCCACATGTTCTCTGACGGGGACGTGTAGTGGGAGCCGGGGGGGGGCGAGGGGGTCGTGCCCGTGtacctggggatggggagggggtgTCAGGGcttgggggggtcccggggggccccccggccccgcagccccccccGGCCCTACCTgaagaagggatttttcaggtCCAGCAGGTTGGAGGATTTGGAGCCCGTCTGGTCCACCTGGGCCACGATGCTGATGTCGTAGCTCTGTCTGGGGAGGGGGGCACACcgtgagacccctccccaaatacacctgagaggggctgggacccccaaacggggcacagagaccccagagTGCCCCTGAGgggtcccagcagcagcagcagggtcgTGGCTGCCCCCCCAGTTATAAAAACGGCCCCAAAACTGGGCCAGgccccccccagccctggaacTGGGCCAGGGCCCCCCTCTGGGCCAAACTGGGCCAGGCCCCCCCACCTTACCCCAAACTGGGCCAGGcccccccatcccagcccagctccagaggcagcagcggatccagcacagcccaaaccagGACACGgctgggggggattggggagcCCCCAGACCTGCCCCAcgccccccagatcccccctgcgcccccagaactgccccaaatcccctcaattcccccccagacccctccccaagccccctGCCCACCTCTTGTTGGCGATGAGCAGGCAGGTCCCTGAGAGCGTGTCGCCTGTGCACCCCCagaactgccccaaatcccctcaaaggcccccaaatccccccagttcccctcaatcacccccaaatcccctccccaagccccccaagcCCCCTGCCCACCTCTTGTTGGCGATGAGCAGGCAGGTCCCTGAGAGCGTGTCGCCCGCCTTGGCGAAGAGCGGCGACTGGAACAGGCAGCGCACCTGGTACCAGTGGGTCAGCGGCTCCGTGGGGGCCGTGGAGAGCCACACCGTCATTCTGGGGGGGCACGGGGGTCAGGGGGGCTCGGACGGAGCCCcgcccccccgggacccctccccaaatcaccCACATGGAGCCGATGAAGGCCACGTCGAACCAGAAGGCCAGGCCGTGCACCAGCCCCGAGTGCAGCATGTGGAACTTGAAGGGGATTTCTATCCTGGAGGACACGGGGGGTTAGTGGGGGGCGGGAGGAGACCCCccggaccccccccccccaatcccccagacccccccaggTGTCTCTCACCTGTGCAAGTCGCCCTCCTTGGCTTCCAAGAAGTTCACGGTGTATTTGACGGATTTGGCCATCAGAATCCGGATGTCGAAGGTGTCCTGGGCAAGGGGTGGGCAGGGGGGTTTGGGAGCGTCCTGGGCGGACCAGAGACCCCCAGAATGGGCAAGAGACCCcccaggatggagcagagccCCCCAGAACAGCCCAGAGGCCCCCAGGGTCGCTCACCACCACGGGCTGCCTGAAGTACTCGTCCACGGCAGCGCCGCGCAGAGCAGAGAGATCAACGCCGTGGAACGAGGGCTGGTACCTGGGGAGAACCaaactgggaatactgggaacGGGAACTGGGAACGGGGGATGGGGACTGGGAACGGGGGATGGGGACTGGGAACGGGGGATGGGAACGGGGAATGGGGACTGGGAACGGGGACTGATCAACGCCGTGGAACGACGGCTGGtacctgggaatggggaatgccaaactgggaatactgggaactgggaatgggactgggaaccaggaatgggaacaggaaacAATGGGGACTggggagtgggaatggggacTGGAACTGGGAACGGGACTGGGAACGGGGCCGGGGCCCGGTGAGGCTCACCAGAAGTTGGCCTTGGTGAACTGCTCCATGTAGAGCTGCTCGTCCGTGAAGGGCGCCAGGTGCACGTCCCCGATCGTGGGGAACATGTTCCCTGAGGGAAGGTCAGCCTTGGAGCCCGCGGGGTCCCGCGgcccccagggacccccggcGACCCCCCCAAATCGAGCGCTCACCACTGGGCTTCAGGTACTTCTTGGCGTGCAGGTAGCTCTCGAGCATGCGCTCGTTGAAGAGCATGTAGCCCATGGGCTCCGAGATGATGATGTCCACCTGCTCGGGCAGCGACACCTCCTCCACCTTGCCCGGGATCACCACGATGCGCTCCGTCAGGTTGTTGCTCTTCAccagcacctgggcaggggGCAAAGGGAGGGCTCAGGGCGTGGGGAGACCCCCGGggtcctggggacacccccaggctCGCCTCAGCCACGgtgcagaggggcagggggtCCCGGGGAGCCCCCCGCGCTCACCTCGGCGTGCTGGGCCATGgtgcagaggggcagggggagggggtCCCGGGGAGCCCCCCGCGCTCACCTCGGCGTGCTGGGCCATGGTGCTCGCCTCCACCGCGTAGATCTTGCGTGCCCCAGCCTGCGCCGCGAAGAAGGAGAGGATGCCCGAGCCACAGCCCACGTCCAGCACGAtctggggagggatgggggtAGCTGGGAGCCTTAGGAgcccccaggctgagcccctgctggATCCTGCCCAGAACCCagccaaaaaccccacaaaaacccagccaagaaccccccaaaaacccagccaagaacccccaaaaacccagccaagaaccccccaaaacccagccagattctcccccaaaaacccagccaagaaccccccaaaaacccagccaagaacccccaaaaacccagccaagaaccccccaaaacccagccagattctcccccaaaaacccagccaaaaaccccccaaaaacccagccaagaacccccaaaaacccagccaaaaaccccccaaaaacccagcCAAGAACCCAGCCAGATTCGCCCTAAAAATGGAGCCagattccccccaaaacccagccagatctccccaaaaatggatCCAGATGTCCCCAAATCTGAACCGGATCCCACCAAAACCCAAGCCAGGCTTCCCCCCTAAAACCAGGCCAAAGATCTGACTCGACAAAAACTGAGTCAGATCTTCCCAAAGCAAGCCGAATCCCCCCACAACGATCTGACTCCCCCAGAAGGAGCGGGGTCCCCCAAAACGAGCCGAATCCCCCCAAAACGAGCCGAACCCCCCAGAGGAGCCGAACGCCCCCAGACCTTGTCCTTGAAGTCGCTGTGGTTCTGCAGGATGGCCCGCTGGTACGTCCCCGTGCGCACGTAGTCCTGCATCATGttctgctgctgggacaggtaCCCGTAGAACTGCCGGACAGACGGACAGGCCGTgagccccccggccccggcagcgcccCCCGGCCCTGGAACAGCCCCCCAAAAGCGGGGGTCCCCACCTGGAAGTACTGCACGGCCGAGGACTCCTCGGTGCGCTCGCTGAACACCGAGCGCTCCGTGTTGTGCCCGCGGCAGTTCTTGAGGATGTTGTAGAAGGAGCAGAAATCTGGGGTGCAAAGGGTTAATCCGGGGGTCaccggggggtcccggggcggcggggggggcgCGCGGGGGGCTCCTCACCCGTGGGGGTCCCGAACTGCAGCAGCACGCTGTTGCAGCCCAGCGTGATGATGAAGGATTGCTTCCCCACGCGGCTGCACTCGGTGTCGCGCGACACGGAGCACTTGAACACGCACACCTCCTCATCTGGGGGGCAAAAcggggggaaaacggggaaaaacgggaatgGGGGGAACACGGGAACGGGGGGAGACgggaatggggaagggaaatggggggaaatgggaaaaaggggaatgggggggaatgggaatgagaaaatggaaaaatgggaatggggggaaatggggaaaaatggggggaaaggggataaagggggggaaatgggaaaatgggtGGGAGAAtagaggggaaaggggaaaaaatgggaatgggggggaaatggggaaaaatgggggaattagggggaaaatattggggaaaacGGGAATGAGGGGgggaaatagggaaaaatgGAAAGTGGGGGGGGGAgatgggaatgggg from Ammospiza caudacuta isolate bAmmCau1 chromosome 29, bAmmCau1.pri, whole genome shotgun sequence includes these protein-coding regions:
- the CARM1 gene encoding LOW QUALITY PROTEIN: histone-arginine methyltransferase CARM1 (The sequence of the model RefSeq protein was modified relative to this genomic sequence to represent the inferred CDS: deleted 1 base in 1 codon), yielding MAAVSVFPGVRLLTVGDANGEIQRHQEQQPLRLEVRTGPDSAAIALYGHEEVCVFKCSVSRDTECSRVGKQSFIITLGCNSVLLQFGTPTDFCSFYNILKNCRGHNTERSVFSERTEESSAVQYFQFYGYLSQQQNMMQDYVRTGTYQRAILQNHSDFKDKIVLDVGCGSGILSFFAAQAGARKIYAVEASTMAQHAEVLVKSNNLTERIVVIPGKVEEVSLPEQVDIIISEPMGYMLFNERMLESYLHAKKYLKPSGNMFPTIGDVHLAPFTDEQLYMEQFTKANFWYQPSFHGVDLSALRGAAVDEYFRQPVVDTFDIRILMAKSVKYTVNFLEAKEGDLHRIEIPFKFHMLHSGLVHGLAFWFDVAFIGSIMTVWLSTAPTEPLTHWYQVRCLFQSPLFAKAGDTLSGTCLLIANKRQSYDISIVAQVDQTGSKSSNLLDLKNPFFRYTGTTPSPPPGSHYTSPSENMWSTGSSYNMSTGMAVAGMPAAYDLSSVIAGGSNVGHNNLIPLANTGIVNHTHSRMGSIMSTGIVQGSSSAQGGAGSSSHYAPLQSQFTMGGPPLSMASPMSITTNTMHYGS